The segment ATAACAGAAATTCCATATCAGGTGAATAAAGCAAATCTAATTACAACAATAGCGAATCTTGTGAGAGATCATAAGATAGAAGGAATATCCGACCTGAGAGATGAATCCGATAAAGATGGATTAAGGGTTGTTGTTGAATTAAAGAGAGGAGAAATTGCACAGATAATAATTAATCAGCTTTATAAACATACTCAGATGCAGACCACATACGGCGCTATACTTCTTGCTATAGATAAAAACAGACCCAGGATTTTTAATCTACGGGAGATGTTAGATAAGTTTCTTCAGCATAGACAGGAAGTTGTGCGCAGAAGAACACAATTTGATTTAAAAAAAGCAAAAGCTAAGGCACATATTCTGGAGGGATTAAAGGTTGCAATTGAACATCTTGATAAGGTTATAAAAATAATAAAATCCTCCAAAGATGTGGATTCAGCGCGTGAGAGCTTAATGCAGGAATTCAAGCTTTCTGACCTGCAGGTACGAGCTATACTTGATATGCGTCTGCAGCGATTAACAGGATTGGAAAGAGACAAGATCCAGCAGGAGTATCTGGATACAATAAAGTTAATAAATCAACTTGAAGAGATTCTAGCAAGTGACAAGAAAATTATGGATATAATCAAAAAGGAAATACTTGAAATTAAGGGAAAGTACGCAAATCCAAGGAGAACCCGGATTGTTGAACAAACAACAGAACTGGGCATGGAAGACTTGATAGCAGAAGAAGATATGGTTATAACAATAAGCCACGCTGGATATATAAAAAGGTTGCCTTTAACAACATACAGAAGACAGCATAGAGGCGGCAGGGGTATTATGGGAGCAGGAACGAAGGAGGAGGATTTTATAGAATATGTATTTGTAGCATCCACGCATGACTATATACTTTTCTTTACAGACAGAGGACAAATTCACTGGGTAAAGGTTTATCAAATACCGCAGGCAGGCAGGCTCTCAAGAGGTAAGGCTATTGTTAATCTTTTGCGCATTGCTCCTGATGAGAAAGTTACAGCTTTTATCAGAGTTAGGGAGTTTGATGATAAACATAATTTGATAATGGCAACAGAGAGGGGTATTGCGAAGAAAACCAATCTCATTGCCTATAGCCATCCAAGAGCAGGTGGAATAAAGGGCATAAGGCTGGACAAAGGAGATAGGTTAATTTCAGTAAGTCTCACTGATGGAGAAAAGGATGTTCTCTTAGCAACAAGAGATGGTAAAGCAATTAGGTTTTCGGAAAAAGCGGTAAGAACTGTTGGAAGGGTCTCAAGGGGTGTTCGGGGCATAAGATTGAAGAAAGGAGATATTATTATTGGAATGGAAGTTGTTGAGGATGAGTCAACAGTTGTTGTTGTTACAGCTAATGGATATGGAAAACGCACGCGCTTCTCAGAGTACAGGTCCCAGGGACGCGGGGGTATCGGAGTTATTAGTATCCAGACCGATTCAAGAAATGGACTGGTTGAAGGATTAAGAACAGTTGCAGATGCTGATGAATTGATAGTTATTACAGCTAAAGGTGTAATAATACGCCAGCCTGTTAGGGAAATAAGGGTTATCAAGCGCAATACAAAAGGTACTAAGCTGATTCGTCTTGACAAAGGTGACCGTGTAGTAAGTATTGCAAAGGTCGCTGTTGAAGAAGATGAAAACGAAGTAAAAGAGAAAAAGACATCAAAGAAACCTAAAACAGCTAAACAAGTTAAGAAGAAAAAGAAGTAAAGGTATGAAGCATAAGAATGAAATTTAAAATAGCAAAAGATGGTTTGCCAATAATAGTTTTTTTTGTATTACTTACAATTTTCAGCGCTTTTTTCCATATATACATTAGTGTTATTTTTTTCGTCTTACTTAGTTTTTGTGTTTTTTTCTTAAGAGATCCTGAAAGAGAGATTACAAAAGGAGAAAATATAGTCCTTGCGCCAGCTGATGGTAAAGTAATGGTGATCGAACAAATTCAAGACAGTAAAATATCCGATGAACCAGTTCACAGAATTTCTATCTTCCTCTCGATTTTTGACGTGCATATCAATCGCGCTCCAGTTGATGGAGAAATAGTGTATCTTGAATATTCAAGAGGAAGGTTCCTTGACGCAAGAAATCCTAAGGCATCAGAAGTAAATGAGAATAATTTTATGGTGCTTTCGCATAAAGGGGCTAAGGTTGCCCTAAGGCAAATAGCAGGGAAGATTGCGCGCCGTGTTGTATGTAAATGCAGTAAGGGTGACAAACTAAAAATTGGTGAACGAATAGGAATGATAAGATTTGGCTCAAGAACAGATTTGTTTCTTCCTATGAATGCAGAGATAAACATAAAAATTGGCGATATGGTCAAGGCAGGAATAACTATTGTGGGAAAACTTCCGTGAGAAAAATTCAATTACTGCCAAGCCTTCTTACAACTGCTAATCTAGTGTGTGGATTTCTGTCAATAATCTTCTCTATGCAAGGAAACTTTACTATTGCAGGATGGTTAATTATTAGTGCTATTGTATTTGACGGGCTTGATGGTGAAGTTTCGCGTCTAACAAAAACAAGTAGTGCTTTTGGATTGCAATATGATTCCCTTGCTGATCTTATATCCTTTGCTGTTGCTCCAGCTGTGCTTGTATATAAATCTTTTTTTGGAGTTCCTACGCGTCTGGCTTTATCTCTTATTACACTGTATATAGTTTGCGGAGCTCTGAGGCTAGCCAGATTTAATGT is part of the bacterium genome and harbors:
- a CDS encoding DNA gyrase subunit A, translating into ITEIPYQVNKANLITTIANLVRDHKIEGISDLRDESDKDGLRVVVELKRGEIAQIIINQLYKHTQMQTTYGAILLAIDKNRPRIFNLREMLDKFLQHRQEVVRRRTQFDLKKAKAKAHILEGLKVAIEHLDKVIKIIKSSKDVDSARESLMQEFKLSDLQVRAILDMRLQRLTGLERDKIQQEYLDTIKLINQLEEILASDKKIMDIIKKEILEIKGKYANPRRTRIVEQTTELGMEDLIAEEDMVITISHAGYIKRLPLTTYRRQHRGGRGIMGAGTKEEDFIEYVFVASTHDYILFFTDRGQIHWVKVYQIPQAGRLSRGKAIVNLLRIAPDEKVTAFIRVREFDDKHNLIMATERGIAKKTNLIAYSHPRAGGIKGIRLDKGDRLISVSLTDGEKDVLLATRDGKAIRFSEKAVRTVGRVSRGVRGIRLKKGDIIIGMEVVEDESTVVVVTANGYGKRTRFSEYRSQGRGGIGVISIQTDSRNGLVEGLRTVADADELIVITAKGVIIRQPVREIRVIKRNTKGTKLIRLDKGDRVVSIAKVAVEEDENEVKEKKTSKKPKTAKQVKKKKK
- a CDS encoding phosphatidylserine decarboxylase family protein; translated protein: MKFKIAKDGLPIIVFFVLLTIFSAFFHIYISVIFFVLLSFCVFFLRDPEREITKGENIVLAPADGKVMVIEQIQDSKISDEPVHRISIFLSIFDVHINRAPVDGEIVYLEYSRGRFLDARNPKASEVNENNFMVLSHKGAKVALRQIAGKIARRVVCKCSKGDKLKIGERIGMIRFGSRTDLFLPMNAEINIKIGDMVKAGITIVGKLP